The following are encoded in a window of Methanothrix sp. genomic DNA:
- a CDS encoding S8 family serine peptidase codes for MVLAGMLLALSGCIDSPGDGVKVITVGATDCRGHVADFSGSGPTRDGRTKPDVVAPGVNVIASAPLGLKDLKYVDTYYAKSSGTSLSTPAVAGVAALLLQKDPSLSPAGVKAALLKGAVSLNNTLGEEYEPYYQGAGLVNAYNSYRLLSDDLCGVMPDRWMVGRWAFMSGGKAVSAGLDSGADRPQKKIYALAPGDEDWTTRFVFFTDRERENLSIDVTGDVAGWITVMDLPESMPENSHAVFGASIAVPNGTSPGVYTGSIEICEKGTPIISVPVRVEVASPLISVMGSASLADEISPGSWRYYYLDVPLGTQQIRSRLSWSGSSDMDLFLLAPTSEYYHEDSSNGMEETVLNNPASGRWILAVHQRNASSSERFLLRVERSFVKSEPGAWNAGVLMPGGVASVSIQLRNYGLPLRNISYSGIVENSTSFSIDGYVSERLSWTAKFDVPEDVRRLSLRLLWDNPKSDLDLRLYSPNGRLAARSEGYESTEEIQVYDPPPGSWTVVVIGYDVFSDKQNFELVTTLHTREPWGWLDVSGPEEIQPGTAANVSLTLRVPEGAPGKEVRGYLEIRGDNSSLEIPVTVTVAGASVKGVDDISFEDRDHDGSADALSIMVAVNAPVPGVYRAEGGIFDCSGRLIKWMRGSAAISGTGNIELRADGREIWKSGGCGPLSLRDIILYGEDGDVLEEYNQTRIIDRSPSDFQPPQAYFSRSFTDMSERAGGRISSIVIGVGVTVNVPGTYTITARLRNDDGDVIGEIANTASLRKGNSTVALRFNPTKFVMLGERSRLHLTDLKLISGDEVLDSIDVAWSSSPMDPADFTSERAMVSI; via the coding sequence ATGGTTCTCGCAGGTATGCTGCTCGCCCTCAGCGGATGCATTGATTCTCCAGGAGATGGCGTGAAGGTCATAACTGTGGGAGCCACAGATTGCAGAGGGCATGTGGCGGACTTCAGCGGATCCGGGCCGACAAGGGATGGCAGAACGAAGCCGGACGTCGTCGCCCCCGGGGTCAACGTCATAGCATCAGCTCCTCTGGGGCTCAAGGATCTCAAATATGTGGATACATACTACGCAAAATCGTCTGGAACCTCGCTCTCAACACCTGCTGTTGCAGGCGTCGCTGCGCTTCTCCTCCAGAAGGACCCCTCGCTGAGCCCTGCAGGTGTTAAGGCCGCGCTTTTGAAGGGCGCGGTCAGTCTGAACAACACGCTCGGAGAGGAGTACGAGCCTTACTATCAGGGAGCAGGGCTTGTGAACGCCTACAATTCGTACAGGCTCCTGAGCGATGATCTGTGTGGTGTTATGCCTGACCGCTGGATGGTGGGCAGATGGGCGTTCATGAGCGGCGGGAAGGCGGTCTCTGCAGGTCTCGACTCAGGCGCTGACAGGCCACAGAAGAAGATATACGCGCTCGCGCCAGGTGACGAGGACTGGACCACCAGATTCGTGTTCTTCACCGACAGAGAGCGAGAGAACCTGAGCATTGATGTGACTGGAGACGTTGCAGGCTGGATAACAGTCATGGATCTGCCGGAATCCATGCCGGAAAACAGCCATGCAGTCTTCGGCGCGAGCATAGCAGTGCCAAACGGGACCTCACCTGGGGTCTACACCGGATCGATCGAGATCTGCGAGAAGGGCACACCCATAATCTCGGTGCCTGTGCGCGTTGAGGTCGCTTCACCCCTGATCAGTGTGATGGGAAGCGCATCTTTAGCTGATGAGATATCTCCCGGATCCTGGCGCTACTACTATCTGGATGTGCCTCTGGGAACACAGCAGATCAGGAGCAGGCTGAGCTGGTCCGGAAGCTCAGACATGGATTTGTTCCTTCTTGCGCCTACGAGCGAGTACTATCATGAGGATTCCTCGAATGGCATGGAGGAGACTGTTCTCAACAACCCCGCCTCGGGCAGATGGATTCTTGCGGTGCATCAGAGGAATGCGAGCAGCTCCGAGAGATTCCTGCTCAGGGTCGAGAGATCTTTTGTGAAGAGCGAGCCGGGCGCATGGAATGCCGGCGTTCTGATGCCCGGCGGGGTGGCCTCTGTGAGCATACAGCTCCGTAATTATGGACTCCCACTCAGGAACATCAGCTACAGCGGAATCGTGGAGAACAGCACATCATTCAGCATAGATGGCTATGTGAGCGAGAGGCTCTCCTGGACAGCGAAGTTCGATGTTCCTGAGGATGTGAGGCGGCTCTCGCTCAGGCTCCTCTGGGACAACCCGAAGAGCGATCTCGATCTCAGGCTTTACTCGCCGAACGGGAGGCTTGCGGCCAGATCTGAGGGCTATGAGAGCACCGAGGAGATCCAGGTCTACGACCCCCCTCCCGGAAGCTGGACTGTCGTTGTCATAGGCTATGATGTCTTTTCTGATAAACAGAACTTCGAGCTTGTAACAACGCTCCACACAAGAGAGCCCTGGGGATGGCTCGATGTTTCTGGTCCAGAGGAGATCCAGCCTGGCACTGCTGCAAACGTCAGCCTCACACTCCGGGTGCCTGAGGGGGCGCCCGGGAAAGAGGTCCGTGGGTACCTGGAGATTCGAGGGGACAACAGCTCACTCGAGATACCTGTCACTGTCACAGTCGCAGGCGCCTCTGTGAAGGGTGTGGATGACATCAGTTTTGAGGACAGAGATCATGATGGTTCTGCAGATGCGCTCTCCATAATGGTCGCGGTGAATGCTCCTGTTCCGGGTGTTTACAGAGCCGAGGGCGGGATCTTCGACTGTTCTGGCAGGCTGATAAAATGGATGAGAGGCTCCGCAGCTATCAGCGGCACCGGCAATATCGAGCTCAGGGCCGATGGCAGAGAGATCTGGAAGAGCGGTGGATGCGGCCCTCTCTCCCTCAGAGATATCATCCTCTACGGCGAGGATGGCGATGTTTTAGAGGAGTACAACCAGACGAGAATCATCGACAGAAGCCCCTCCGACTTCCAGCCGCCGCAGGCATACTTCAGCAGGAGCTTTACGGATATGAGCGAGAGGGCTGGGGGCAGGATAAGCAGCATCGTTATAGGGGTCGGCGTGACGGTCAACGTCCCCGGAACCTACACGATCACAGCCAGACTCAGGAACGATGATGGCGATGTGATAGGGGAGATCGCGAACACAGCTTCGCTGAGAAAGGGAAACAGCACCGTCGCCCTCAGGTTCAACCCGACGAAGTTCGTGATGCTCGGAGAGCGTTCGCGCCTCCATCTGACAGACCTCAAACTGATCTCAGGTGATGAGGTCCTGGACAGCATCGATGTGGCCTGGTCGAGCAGCCCGATGGACCCAGCAGATTTCACGAGCGAGAGAGCGATGGTCTCGATCTGA
- a CDS encoding S8 family serine peptidase — MRREPLVFVLAAALLLSMQFAHTESVKIDPAVKRMMSSDGPVPVIVIFRDGRSPDLQDIDVRYRYHLINGISAVCSRDEIKRLAEDDDVEGIYLDGDVSVTAPVPPEGVDSVCPSEMVDAERVWAEGINGSGVIVAIIDSGIDKNHPDLIGKVVGEKNFVEGEDTTEDLVGHGTLCAGIIAGSGRASGGRYRGIAPGAQLLNVRVIGSDGNGKVSDIIAGIEWSLDNGAKVLSLSLAGLNLGETNPPVTMAADKAMDAGAVVCVAAGNNG; from the coding sequence ATGAGACGTGAGCCTCTTGTGTTCGTTCTTGCTGCAGCCCTTCTGCTCTCCATGCAATTTGCGCATACCGAGAGCGTGAAGATCGATCCTGCGGTTAAGAGGATGATGAGCAGCGACGGGCCGGTACCGGTGATAGTCATTTTCAGAGATGGACGCTCTCCCGATCTGCAGGATATAGATGTTCGGTACAGGTACCATCTCATAAACGGGATCTCTGCGGTCTGCAGCAGGGATGAGATAAAAAGGCTCGCTGAGGATGATGACGTGGAGGGGATATACCTGGACGGGGATGTGAGCGTCACTGCCCCTGTGCCCCCAGAGGGCGTAGATTCCGTCTGTCCGTCAGAGATGGTCGATGCTGAGAGGGTGTGGGCTGAGGGAATAAATGGCTCTGGAGTGATCGTGGCCATCATAGACTCAGGGATCGATAAGAACCATCCAGATCTCATCGGAAAGGTCGTCGGCGAGAAGAACTTCGTGGAGGGTGAGGACACGACAGAGGATCTCGTCGGGCACGGAACGCTCTGCGCTGGCATCATCGCTGGCTCCGGAAGGGCGTCAGGCGGGAGATACAGGGGAATCGCACCAGGAGCGCAGCTTCTGAACGTCAGGGTCATAGGGAGCGATGGCAACGGAAAGGTCTCAGATATAATCGCGGGGATCGAGTGGTCTCTGGACAACGGCGCCAAAGTTCTGAGCCTGAGCCTGGCAGGGCTGAACCTGGGCGAGACGAATCCTCCGGTCACGATGGCCGCGGATAAAGCGATGGATGCCGGAGCGGTGGTCTGTGTTGCAGCCGGAAACAACGGTTAA
- the artA gene encoding archaeosortase A produces MTGGILWLSLILLLISSVTRRSGISSAGWVLLGAYWLMEAWHYASIKDYFNVMVVVGAAAISFSFGWRILSMGMSETAEWISMAAAICGILYFPFAEVQSLSEILIRWTTLLTFWLLAGLNVPVSMESWNMLALNGRSVEIVLACTAIESIALFAGVILSVRAPRTRRLGALMLSTATIYILNIGRNAFVLLAYGEEWFGQDSFYLAHNVIAKVGSTLVLLLIAYMVFAILPELLMLIDDLFAELRASRRPEV; encoded by the coding sequence ATGACAGGCGGCATTCTCTGGCTCAGCTTGATACTGCTTCTCATCTCATCTGTTACCAGACGTTCCGGGATCTCCAGCGCCGGGTGGGTGCTTCTCGGGGCATACTGGCTCATGGAGGCGTGGCACTACGCCTCGATTAAGGATTACTTCAACGTGATGGTGGTCGTTGGAGCTGCTGCGATCTCGTTCTCCTTTGGCTGGAGGATCCTCTCCATGGGAATGTCGGAGACAGCTGAATGGATCAGCATGGCAGCCGCCATCTGTGGCATCCTGTACTTCCCATTCGCAGAGGTCCAGAGCCTGTCGGAGATCCTGATAAGATGGACGACGCTTCTTACCTTCTGGCTGCTTGCCGGACTGAACGTCCCAGTCTCAATGGAGAGCTGGAATATGCTGGCGCTCAACGGCCGATCGGTGGAGATCGTGCTCGCGTGCACCGCCATAGAGAGCATCGCGCTGTTTGCAGGCGTGATACTCTCGGTCAGAGCCCCCAGGACAAGAAGGCTTGGAGCTCTAATGCTCTCCACGGCGACGATATACATTCTCAATATCGGCAGGAACGCCTTCGTGCTCCTCGCCTACGGAGAGGAGTGGTTCGGGCAGGACAGCTTCTATCTGGCGCACAACGTGATCGCCAAGGTGGGATCCACACTGGTGCTGCTCCTCATAGCGTACATGGTCTTTGCGATTCTCCCCGAGCTGCTCATGCTGATCGATGATCTCTTCGCCGAGCTCAGGGCATCAAGGAGGCCTGAGGTTTGA
- a CDS encoding phosphatidylserine decarboxylase → MSFRLAPGSLPWVAIPFAASILVYPLSIALSLIFLLVTAFMIHFHRDPERFPEGEGMLSPADGRIVEADERHIYIFMGPMDVHVNRSPLDGVVRSVEFREGDHSPAFRNPLRNAHSIIEIEGETGRFTLKQISGMAARRVVCWVSPGERLKRGQRIGMIRFGSGVIVTAPPGYRITVHKGSHVRAGQTVIAELRE, encoded by the coding sequence TTGAGCTTCAGGCTCGCCCCGGGATCGCTGCCATGGGTTGCGATTCCGTTTGCGGCATCCATTCTGGTTTATCCCCTGAGCATCGCGCTTTCACTGATCTTTCTGCTCGTGACAGCTTTCATGATCCACTTCCACCGTGATCCAGAGAGGTTTCCTGAGGGTGAGGGTATGCTATCGCCGGCGGATGGGAGGATAGTCGAGGCAGATGAGCGACATATCTACATATTCATGGGGCCTATGGATGTCCACGTTAACAGATCCCCTCTGGATGGGGTTGTGAGAAGCGTTGAATTTAGAGAAGGAGATCACTCGCCGGCGTTCCGCAACCCGCTCAGGAACGCGCACAGCATCATTGAGATCGAGGGTGAGACGGGGCGCTTCACGCTGAAGCAGATATCCGGAATGGCTGCGAGAAGGGTGGTCTGCTGGGTCTCGCCCGGTGAGAGGCTGAAGCGCGGCCAGAGGATTGGCATGATAAGATTTGGCTCCGGAGTGATAGTCACAGCCCCGCCAGGATACAGGATCACCGTACACAAGGGATCGCACGTACGAGCAGGCCAGACGGTGATCGCGGAGCTGAGGGAATGA
- the pssA gene encoding CDP-diacylglycerol--serine O-phosphatidyltransferase yields the protein MRLRAQDLLSIMNAISGYSAMVLAHLELWNLSVLMLMAAALFDGADGIVARRSEQSELGPHLDSLADLVSFGVAPAAMAFFIHSEPYLLVLCTLYMLCGMLRLARYNISPAEWTHFEGLPITASGLILGVSLLLDSSIFTSGLMILLSALMVSTLPYPKLRDPRVVPVCLMAGAAALFALHLSGVKASAIVILISMAFYLMMPVVRICTPRGR from the coding sequence ATGAGGCTCAGAGCGCAGGATCTTCTCTCCATCATGAACGCGATATCAGGTTACAGCGCCATGGTTTTAGCGCATCTCGAGCTCTGGAACCTATCTGTGCTCATGCTGATGGCAGCGGCGCTCTTCGATGGAGCCGATGGCATTGTTGCAAGGAGGTCCGAGCAGAGCGAGCTGGGCCCTCATCTGGATTCGCTTGCCGATCTGGTATCGTTTGGGGTTGCACCAGCTGCTATGGCGTTCTTCATCCACAGCGAGCCGTACCTTCTGGTACTCTGCACGCTCTACATGCTCTGCGGAATGCTCAGGCTTGCCAGGTACAACATCTCTCCAGCGGAATGGACGCACTTCGAGGGTCTCCCCATAACAGCCTCAGGTCTGATCCTTGGCGTCAGCCTACTTCTGGATTCGTCCATCTTCACATCCGGACTGATGATCCTTCTCTCGGCTCTCATGGTGAGCACACTGCCATATCCGAAGCTGAGGGACCCGAGGGTGGTTCCTGTATGTCTGATGGCTGGGGCAGCTGCGCTTTTCGCGCTTCATCTTTCGGGCGTGAAGGCCTCAGCGATCGTCATCCTGATCTCGATGGCGTTTTATCTGATGATGCCGGTGGTGAGAATTTGTACACCTCGAGGGAGATAG
- a CDS encoding dihydroneopterin aldolase family protein, with amino-acid sequence MYTSREIAAFEAGIKLGALYHQFVGTPVSEETADSLERAIERSISLQPYVESVSVRIDRGMLRGNVFGYSELSGKMIRAEVEVAYEGAHVRAVLEYDREKDYPMMHLE; translated from the coding sequence TTGTACACCTCGAGGGAGATAGCAGCATTCGAGGCAGGGATAAAGCTGGGTGCTCTGTACCACCAGTTCGTCGGCACGCCCGTAAGCGAGGAGACCGCGGACTCGCTGGAGCGAGCGATCGAGCGATCAATATCCCTGCAGCCGTATGTGGAATCCGTGAGCGTGCGGATAGACAGAGGCATGCTCAGGGGGAACGTCTTCGGCTACTCAGAGCTCTCCGGGAAGATGATCAGGGCAGAGGTCGAGGTTGCATATGAGGGTGCACATGTGAGGGCGGTTCTTGAGTACGACCGGGAAAAAGATTACCCGATGATGCATCTGGAGTAA
- the fbp gene encoding fructose-1,6-bisphosphate aldolase/phosphatase yields MSKVTVSLIKADVGGWPGHASVHPALIERAEEVLSEAKSAGTLIDFKVMACGDDLELLMTHRLGTDEAEIHAIAWETFEKATAEAKSLKLYGAGQDLLCDAFSGNVRGMGPGVAEMQFTERGAEPLVAFMMDKTEPGAFNLPIFRMFADPFNTAGLVIDPTLHHGFIFEIWDIIDHKKVFMSSPEEMYDILALIGAKSRYVIKRVYPKPGGKLPSEEPVAVVSTEKLYQTAGTYVGKDDPVALVRAQSGLPALGEVLEPFALGHLVSGWMRGSHNGPLMPCAFEDAHPTRFDGPPRVIAAGFQLCNGLLIGPVDLFADVAFDLTRMRVLEITDYMRAHGPFEPHRLPLEEMEYTTLPHVMKRLAERFEPAE; encoded by the coding sequence ATGAGCAAGGTAACTGTGAGCCTTATAAAGGCTGATGTGGGCGGATGGCCCGGGCATGCCTCCGTGCATCCAGCGCTGATCGAGAGGGCTGAGGAGGTTTTATCAGAGGCCAAATCCGCAGGCACGCTCATAGACTTCAAGGTCATGGCATGTGGAGACGATCTCGAGCTTCTGATGACACACAGGCTCGGGACCGATGAGGCGGAGATCCATGCGATCGCCTGGGAGACTTTCGAGAAGGCGACAGCAGAGGCGAAGAGCCTGAAGCTCTACGGCGCTGGGCAGGACCTGCTCTGCGATGCGTTCTCCGGCAACGTCCGCGGGATGGGGCCCGGTGTTGCTGAGATGCAGTTCACGGAGCGCGGCGCGGAACCTCTGGTCGCGTTCATGATGGACAAGACCGAGCCCGGAGCGTTCAACCTTCCCATCTTCAGGATGTTTGCGGACCCCTTCAACACGGCAGGTCTTGTCATAGATCCAACGCTCCACCACGGCTTCATCTTCGAGATATGGGATATAATAGATCACAAGAAGGTGTTCATGTCCAGCCCCGAGGAGATGTACGACATCCTGGCGCTCATCGGGGCGAAGAGCCGGTATGTCATAAAGAGGGTATACCCCAAGCCCGGGGGCAAGCTCCCATCTGAGGAGCCCGTCGCGGTGGTGAGCACCGAGAAGCTGTACCAGACCGCGGGAACATACGTCGGAAAGGACGACCCGGTCGCGCTCGTTAGGGCACAGTCCGGGCTTCCTGCACTCGGAGAAGTTCTGGAGCCGTTTGCCCTGGGCCATCTCGTCTCGGGATGGATGCGCGGCTCCCACAACGGCCCGCTGATGCCCTGCGCCTTCGAAGATGCTCATCCAACAAGATTCGACGGCCCGCCGCGGGTGATCGCAGCTGGATTCCAGCTCTGCAACGGGCTTCTCATAGGGCCTGTGGATCTCTTCGCGGATGTCGCCTTTGATCTCACCAGGATGAGAGTGCTGGAGATCACCGACTATATGAGGGCGCACGGGCCGTTTGAGCCTCACAGGCTGCCGCTTGAGGAGATGGAGTACACGACGCTCCCCCACGTGATGAAGAGGCTCGCGGAGAGGTTCGAGCCTGCGGAGTGA
- a CDS encoding SpoIIE family protein phosphatase, whose protein sequence is MRPPVSSTLIALVVIAAVVPAAIMGLLFSTEVSRISGSIQAQLGDINSTAINYSSGATDQEIIVTSKALQYEEFFRRIAESNQFVADYLASGISDIDRVADPNSSLSLTLRRAIKRNSAIEHIYLATADGRLATWPEADGIRRTARNASEISSLRWYTAAQAAGGTVWIPGDDMHLICAAPAYRNITLYCVAASEVSLSDIYADLSGLRGSGYPFIVNRTGDLVMMPKVRRGDSPWDNLLLSGNLYGSNISAFAELGDRISKGKSGSDFLTIDGRGWFVVYSPVKSVGWTVVVAYPSEKMMVPLSLMESSLNSISQRSAELMRSCAATILSRGLLLMLISGAVFGLIGITLRRQFRRSVGCISETLRRIGEGDLDKRLPADCDLEGIAESVESMRKSLRAIVDRTRAEGYERGSQDKESSVLKTFDRFLSAESLPLIEGYDICVRQISIGGTFHDILEIQHGKVALCMGRAGGDLLDSAVLAATARAVIRALSSPHPDDAIKRANGILAKSSSAPISCFYAVLDQNSKEMVYSNAGHAPPFLVGQDGSVDTLCGDGISMAIRDDLDIGYERRSISDGDVLVIYSEGMIEAQGFGLEHLIGVVRSSRANSASEIADSIERAVPKRYGLTVIVVKST, encoded by the coding sequence ATGAGACCGCCTGTATCTTCGACTCTGATCGCTCTCGTGGTGATTGCAGCAGTGGTACCTGCAGCGATTATGGGGCTGCTTTTCAGCACGGAGGTCAGCCGGATATCGGGATCGATCCAGGCGCAGCTCGGCGATATCAACAGCACCGCGATAAACTACTCCTCAGGAGCAACAGATCAGGAGATCATTGTCACCTCCAAGGCGCTGCAGTACGAGGAGTTCTTCAGAAGGATCGCAGAGAGCAACCAGTTCGTGGCAGACTATCTCGCATCCGGAATCTCGGACATCGATCGAGTGGCAGATCCGAACAGCTCCCTGTCACTGACCCTGAGAAGAGCGATAAAGAGAAACAGCGCGATAGAGCACATATACCTGGCTACCGCTGATGGGAGGCTCGCCACATGGCCTGAGGCGGACGGTATCAGGAGGACTGCAAGGAATGCATCTGAGATCAGTTCATTGAGATGGTACACCGCAGCACAGGCTGCCGGAGGAACAGTGTGGATCCCTGGAGATGATATGCACCTGATATGCGCAGCGCCTGCTTACCGTAACATCACGCTCTACTGCGTTGCTGCATCAGAGGTATCTCTGTCAGATATCTATGCAGATCTCTCAGGGCTGAGAGGCAGCGGTTATCCATTCATAGTGAACAGAACCGGCGATCTTGTGATGATGCCGAAGGTGAGGAGGGGGGACTCTCCCTGGGACAATCTTCTCCTCTCCGGGAACCTCTACGGATCCAACATCTCTGCATTCGCAGAGCTCGGCGATCGCATCTCGAAGGGCAAGAGCGGATCCGATTTTCTCACGATAGATGGCCGGGGCTGGTTTGTGGTTTATTCGCCCGTGAAGAGCGTCGGCTGGACTGTTGTTGTTGCATACCCCTCCGAGAAGATGATGGTGCCTCTCAGCCTCATGGAGAGCAGCTTGAACTCCATCAGCCAGAGATCTGCGGAACTCATGCGCAGCTGCGCAGCTACGATACTCTCCAGAGGTCTGCTCCTTATGCTCATCTCCGGCGCGGTATTCGGATTGATAGGAATAACTCTCCGCAGGCAGTTCAGAAGATCTGTGGGGTGCATATCCGAGACTCTGAGGCGCATCGGTGAGGGCGACTTGGACAAGCGCCTGCCTGCAGACTGCGATCTTGAGGGTATCGCGGAATCTGTGGAATCCATGCGCAAATCTCTCAGGGCTATCGTCGACAGGACCAGGGCCGAGGGGTATGAAAGGGGATCTCAGGATAAGGAGAGTTCTGTGCTGAAAACATTCGATCGCTTCCTCTCCGCAGAATCTCTGCCCCTGATCGAGGGATATGATATCTGCGTTCGCCAGATATCGATAGGTGGCACATTCCACGACATCCTGGAGATCCAGCATGGGAAGGTCGCTCTGTGCATGGGCAGGGCGGGTGGAGATTTGCTGGACTCTGCTGTCCTCGCTGCCACCGCCAGGGCGGTTATCAGAGCGCTCTCGTCTCCGCATCCGGATGATGCGATAAAGCGTGCGAATGGCATCCTGGCAAAGAGCTCATCCGCCCCGATCTCCTGCTTCTACGCAGTTCTCGACCAAAACTCGAAAGAGATGGTTTACTCGAATGCAGGACATGCCCCGCCGTTTCTGGTGGGACAGGACGGATCTGTGGATACGCTCTGTGGCGATGGGATATCCATGGCGATCAGGGATGATCTCGATATCGGGTATGAGCGGCGATCCATCTCAGATGGGGATGTTCTGGTGATATACTCGGAGGGCATGATCGAGGCGCAGGGCTTCGGCCTGGAGCATCTCATAGGAGTGGTCCGCAGCTCCAGAGCGAATAGCGCATCAGAGATAGCAGACAGTATAGAGCGTGCGGTCCCGAAGAGGTACGGCCTGACGGTCATTGTTGTAAAATCAACCTGA
- a CDS encoding 4Fe-4S binding protein translates to MTRIYLDPERCIGCRSCEVACEREHGHPRISVGVVDDLAAVPVYCHQCDAAPCVAVCHTDSLRIDGEMVVFNPDLCTLCGLCAVACPFGAIELGSEIKRCDLCSGTPVCVMTCPTEALVRGDVDAITRSTRARAAGVLAARLR, encoded by the coding sequence ATGACCAGGATATACCTTGACCCGGAGAGGTGCATCGGCTGCCGCTCATGCGAGGTCGCGTGCGAGAGGGAGCACGGTCATCCGCGGATATCTGTGGGCGTTGTGGACGATCTGGCAGCTGTGCCCGTATACTGCCACCAGTGTGACGCAGCGCCATGTGTTGCTGTCTGCCACACCGACTCCCTGCGGATTGATGGTGAGATGGTTGTGTTCAATCCGGATCTCTGCACACTCTGTGGTCTGTGCGCCGTTGCGTGCCCCTTCGGAGCGATAGAGCTCGGGTCTGAGATAAAGAGATGCGATCTCTGCAGTGGCACGCCGGTCTGCGTCATGACATGCCCAACAGAGGCTCTTGTGCGTGGAGATGTTGATGCGATAACCAGATCCACCAGAGCGAGGGCTGCAGGCGTTCTTGCAGCCAGGCTGAGGTGA